A genomic region of Pyrus communis chromosome 14, drPyrComm1.1, whole genome shotgun sequence contains the following coding sequences:
- the LOC137715062 gene encoding serine/threonine-protein phosphatase BSL1-like isoform X1, with amino-acid sequence MGSKPWLYPAPTYRTLETYWDCDDDGPGPRCAHTLTAVAATKTHGPRLILFGGATAIEGGAASSAPGIRLAGVTNSVHSYDVLTRKWTRMRPAGEPPSPRAAHAAAAVGTMVVFQGGIGPAGHSTDDLYVLDLTNDKFKWHRVVVQGQGPGPRYGHVMDLVAQRYLVTVSGNDGKRVLSDAWVLDTAQKPYVWARLSPEGDRPSARMYATASARSDGMFLLCGGRDISGAPLADAYGLLMHRNGQWEWTLAPGVSPSPRYQHAAVFVGARLHVTGGTLRGGRCIEGEAAVAVLDTAAGVWLDRNGLVTSSRTGKGQNDYDPPLELMRRCRHAAASLGVRIYIYGGLKGDILLGDFLVAENSLFQSEGNSPVLTSERSPTVSSPRMFHANTSTFGTSSDGEPESPSSSRSSMDKSSMEKLREASAAEAEAANAVWQAVQSTSATPAEETSVSDDNSQVAETLLDGSDTEADVRLHHRAVVVAKEAVGNLGGMVRQLSLDQFENESRRMIPMNNDLSHPNKKFTRQKSPQGLHKKVISTLLRPRNWKAPVNRKFFMDSYEVGELCYAAEQIFMQEQTVLQLKAPVKVFGDLHGQFGDLMRLFDEYGFPSAAGDITYIDYLFLGDYVDRGQHSLETITLLLALKIEYPDNVHLIRGNHEAADINALFGFRIECIERMGENDGIWAWTRFNQLFNYLPLAALIEKKIICMHGGIGRSINSLEQIEKLERPITMDAGSIVLMDLLWSDPTENDSVEGLRPNARGPGLVTFGPDRVTEFCKRNKLQLIIRAHECVMDGFERFAQGQLITLFSATNYCGTANNAGAILVVGRGLVVVPKLIHPLPPPLQSPETSPERVIDDTWMQELNIQRPPTPTRGRPQPDLDRNSLAYI; translated from the exons ATGGGTTCGAAGCCATGGCTGTACCCGGCTCCGACCTATCGTACTCTCGAGACCTATTGGGATTGCGACGACGACGGCCCTGGTCCCCGCTGCGCTCACACCCTCACCGCCGTTGCCGCCACTAAGACCCATGGCCCCCGTCTCATCCTCTTCGGCGGTGCCACCGCCATTGAAGGCGGCGCCGCCTCCTCCGCCCCTGGCATCA GGTTAGCTGGGGTGACCAATTCTGTGCATTCGTATGATGTTCTCACCAGGAAATGGACTAG AATGAGGCCTGCAGGTGAGCCACCGTCTCCGAGGGCAGCTCACGCGGCGGCTGCGGTGGGCACTATGGTTGTATTTCAG GGTGGTATAGGTCCTGCTGGGCATTCCACAGATGATCTATACGTGCTGGACTTGACCAACGATAAGTTTAAATGGCACAG AGTGGTTGTACAAGGACAAGGTCCTGGGCCTCGCTACGGCCATGTAATGGACTTAGTTGCTCAAAGATATCTTGTTACCGTCAGTGGAAACGATG gaaaaagagtacttTCTGATGCCTGGGTTCTGGATACTGCTCAGAAACCTTATGTATGGGCTAGGCTGAGCCCAGAAGGTGATAGGCCTTCTGCTAGAAT GTATGCAACAGCCAGTGCCCGCTCAGATGGTATGTTTTTGCTTTGTGGTGGTAGAGATATTTCTGGAGCG CCACTAGCAGACGCTTATGGACTGCTTATGCATAGAAATGGTCAGTGGGAGTGGACCCTTGCACCAGGAGTATCACCTTCACCAAGGTATCAACATGCGGCG GTTTTTGTTGGGGCAAGATTACATGTTACAGGAGGTACTCTTAGGGGAGGTCGTTGTATAGAAGGCGAAGCAGCTGTTGCAG TATTGGACACTGCTGCTGGAGTTTGGTTAGACAGAAATGGGCTTGTGACCTCCTCACGCACAGGAAAGGGACAGAATGACTATGATCCTCCTTTGGAGCTCATGCGTCGTTGCCGCCACGCAGCTGCATCTCTTGGTGTTCGTATATACATTTATGGTGGTCTTAAGGGAG ACATCCTGTTAGGTGACTTCCTGGTTGCAGAAAATTCATTATTTCAGTCTGAAGGTAATTCGCCTGTTTTAACTTCTGAGAGATCCCCAACTGTATCAAGTCCCAGAATGTTTCATGCCAACACAAGTACTTTTGGAACATCATCTGATGGTGAACCTGAGAGTCCCTCGTCAAGTCGCTCGAG CATGGACAAAAGTTCAATGGAGAAACTTCGGGAGGCTTCTGCTGCCGAAGCTGAGGCAGCTAATGCTGTTTGGCAAGCTGTGCAGTCAACATCTGCTACTCCTGCTGAAGAAACATCTGTTTCAGATGATAACTCGCAAGTTGCAGAAACATTGTTGGATGGTAGTGACACTGAGGCTGATGTTCGCCTTCATCACAGAGCT GTTGTCGTTGCCAAAGAGGCTGTAGGTAACTTGGGTGGGATGGTAAGACAGTTGTCTTTGGACCAATTTGAAAATGAAAGCAGACGAATGATTCCAATGAATAATGACTTATCACATCCCAACAAAAAGTTCACCAGGCAGAAGTCTCCACAAGGGCTACATAAAAAG GTTATATCTACATTGTTGAGGCCTCGAAACTGGAAAGCCCCTGTCAATAGGAAGTTTTTCATGGATTCTTATGAAGTGGGAGAACTTTGTTATGCTGCTGAGCAGATCTTTATGCAGGAGCAAACAGTTCTTCAGCTGAAAGCCCCTGTTAAAGTATTTGGCGATCTTCATGGACAGTTTGGTGATTTAATGCGCTTATTTGATGAATATGGATTTCCATCTGCTGCCGGAGACATAAC GTATATCGACTACTTGTTTTTGGGGGATTATGTCGATCGAGGACAGCACAGCTTGGAGACCATAACTTTGCTCCTTGCACTGAAG ATTGAGTATCCTGACAATGTTCACTTAATACGTGGAAACCATGAAGCTGCTGATATAAATGCACTCTTTGGTTTTCGTATTGAATGCATTGAGAGAATG GGCGAGAATGATGGAATATGGGCATGGACTCGGTTCAATCAACTTTTCAACTATCTCCCACTTGCTGCtctaattgaaaagaaaattatctGTATGCATGGAGGCATTGGGAGATCCATCAATTCTTTAGAACAGATAGAGAAGCTTGAAAGACCCATTACAATGGATGCTGGGTCTATAGTTTTAATGGATCTTTTGTG GTCTGATCCCACAGAAAACGATAGTGTAGAGGGCTTGAGACCGAATGCCAGAGGGCCTGGTCTTGTCACCTTTGGG CCTGATCGTGTCACGGAATTCTGTAAGAGAAACAAATTACAACTCATTATACGAGCTCATGAATGCGTCATGGATGGATTTGAAAGATTTGCCCAGGGACAGTTGATCACTCTTTTCTCTGCAACCAACTATTGCG GGACAGCAAACAATGCTGGTGCTATACTGGTTGTTGGCAGAGGTTTGGTTGTGGTTCCGAAATTAATCCATCCTTTGCCACCTCCTCTTCAGTCACCGGAGACATCTCCTGAACGGGTCATAGACGACACATGGATGCAG GAGCTCAACATTCAAAGACCACCAACACCTACTCGTGGCCGACCACAGCCTGATCTTGATCGAAACTCACTTGCATATATATAG
- the LOC137715062 gene encoding serine/threonine-protein phosphatase BSL1-like isoform X2 yields the protein MGSKPWLYPAPTYRTLETYWDCDDDGPGPRCAHTLTAVAATKTHGPRLILFGGATAIEGGAASSAPGIRLAGVTNSVHSYDVLTRKWTRMRPAGEPPSPRAAHAAAAVGTMVVFQGGIGPAGHSTDDLYVLDLTNDKFKWHRVVVQGQGPGPRYGHVMDLVAQRYLVTVSGNDGKRVLSDAWVLDTAQKPYVWARLSPEGDRPSARMYATASARSDGMFLLCGGRDISGAPLADAYGLLMHRNGQWEWTLAPGVSPSPRYQHAAVFVGARLHVTGGTLRGGRCIEGEAAVAVLDTAAGVWLDRNGLVTSSRTGKGQNDYDPPLELMRRCRHAAASLGVRIYIYGGLKGDILLGDFLVAENSLFQSEGNSPVLTSERSPTVSSPRMFHANTSTFGTSSDGEPESPSSSRSSSMEKLREASAAEAEAANAVWQAVQSTSATPAEETSVSDDNSQVAETLLDGSDTEADVRLHHRAVVVAKEAVGNLGGMVRQLSLDQFENESRRMIPMNNDLSHPNKKFTRQKSPQGLHKKVISTLLRPRNWKAPVNRKFFMDSYEVGELCYAAEQIFMQEQTVLQLKAPVKVFGDLHGQFGDLMRLFDEYGFPSAAGDITYIDYLFLGDYVDRGQHSLETITLLLALKIEYPDNVHLIRGNHEAADINALFGFRIECIERMGENDGIWAWTRFNQLFNYLPLAALIEKKIICMHGGIGRSINSLEQIEKLERPITMDAGSIVLMDLLWSDPTENDSVEGLRPNARGPGLVTFGPDRVTEFCKRNKLQLIIRAHECVMDGFERFAQGQLITLFSATNYCGTANNAGAILVVGRGLVVVPKLIHPLPPPLQSPETSPERVIDDTWMQELNIQRPPTPTRGRPQPDLDRNSLAYI from the exons ATGGGTTCGAAGCCATGGCTGTACCCGGCTCCGACCTATCGTACTCTCGAGACCTATTGGGATTGCGACGACGACGGCCCTGGTCCCCGCTGCGCTCACACCCTCACCGCCGTTGCCGCCACTAAGACCCATGGCCCCCGTCTCATCCTCTTCGGCGGTGCCACCGCCATTGAAGGCGGCGCCGCCTCCTCCGCCCCTGGCATCA GGTTAGCTGGGGTGACCAATTCTGTGCATTCGTATGATGTTCTCACCAGGAAATGGACTAG AATGAGGCCTGCAGGTGAGCCACCGTCTCCGAGGGCAGCTCACGCGGCGGCTGCGGTGGGCACTATGGTTGTATTTCAG GGTGGTATAGGTCCTGCTGGGCATTCCACAGATGATCTATACGTGCTGGACTTGACCAACGATAAGTTTAAATGGCACAG AGTGGTTGTACAAGGACAAGGTCCTGGGCCTCGCTACGGCCATGTAATGGACTTAGTTGCTCAAAGATATCTTGTTACCGTCAGTGGAAACGATG gaaaaagagtacttTCTGATGCCTGGGTTCTGGATACTGCTCAGAAACCTTATGTATGGGCTAGGCTGAGCCCAGAAGGTGATAGGCCTTCTGCTAGAAT GTATGCAACAGCCAGTGCCCGCTCAGATGGTATGTTTTTGCTTTGTGGTGGTAGAGATATTTCTGGAGCG CCACTAGCAGACGCTTATGGACTGCTTATGCATAGAAATGGTCAGTGGGAGTGGACCCTTGCACCAGGAGTATCACCTTCACCAAGGTATCAACATGCGGCG GTTTTTGTTGGGGCAAGATTACATGTTACAGGAGGTACTCTTAGGGGAGGTCGTTGTATAGAAGGCGAAGCAGCTGTTGCAG TATTGGACACTGCTGCTGGAGTTTGGTTAGACAGAAATGGGCTTGTGACCTCCTCACGCACAGGAAAGGGACAGAATGACTATGATCCTCCTTTGGAGCTCATGCGTCGTTGCCGCCACGCAGCTGCATCTCTTGGTGTTCGTATATACATTTATGGTGGTCTTAAGGGAG ACATCCTGTTAGGTGACTTCCTGGTTGCAGAAAATTCATTATTTCAGTCTGAAGGTAATTCGCCTGTTTTAACTTCTGAGAGATCCCCAACTGTATCAAGTCCCAGAATGTTTCATGCCAACACAAGTACTTTTGGAACATCATCTGATGGTGAACCTGAGAGTCCCTCGTCAAGTCGCTCGAG TTCAATGGAGAAACTTCGGGAGGCTTCTGCTGCCGAAGCTGAGGCAGCTAATGCTGTTTGGCAAGCTGTGCAGTCAACATCTGCTACTCCTGCTGAAGAAACATCTGTTTCAGATGATAACTCGCAAGTTGCAGAAACATTGTTGGATGGTAGTGACACTGAGGCTGATGTTCGCCTTCATCACAGAGCT GTTGTCGTTGCCAAAGAGGCTGTAGGTAACTTGGGTGGGATGGTAAGACAGTTGTCTTTGGACCAATTTGAAAATGAAAGCAGACGAATGATTCCAATGAATAATGACTTATCACATCCCAACAAAAAGTTCACCAGGCAGAAGTCTCCACAAGGGCTACATAAAAAG GTTATATCTACATTGTTGAGGCCTCGAAACTGGAAAGCCCCTGTCAATAGGAAGTTTTTCATGGATTCTTATGAAGTGGGAGAACTTTGTTATGCTGCTGAGCAGATCTTTATGCAGGAGCAAACAGTTCTTCAGCTGAAAGCCCCTGTTAAAGTATTTGGCGATCTTCATGGACAGTTTGGTGATTTAATGCGCTTATTTGATGAATATGGATTTCCATCTGCTGCCGGAGACATAAC GTATATCGACTACTTGTTTTTGGGGGATTATGTCGATCGAGGACAGCACAGCTTGGAGACCATAACTTTGCTCCTTGCACTGAAG ATTGAGTATCCTGACAATGTTCACTTAATACGTGGAAACCATGAAGCTGCTGATATAAATGCACTCTTTGGTTTTCGTATTGAATGCATTGAGAGAATG GGCGAGAATGATGGAATATGGGCATGGACTCGGTTCAATCAACTTTTCAACTATCTCCCACTTGCTGCtctaattgaaaagaaaattatctGTATGCATGGAGGCATTGGGAGATCCATCAATTCTTTAGAACAGATAGAGAAGCTTGAAAGACCCATTACAATGGATGCTGGGTCTATAGTTTTAATGGATCTTTTGTG GTCTGATCCCACAGAAAACGATAGTGTAGAGGGCTTGAGACCGAATGCCAGAGGGCCTGGTCTTGTCACCTTTGGG CCTGATCGTGTCACGGAATTCTGTAAGAGAAACAAATTACAACTCATTATACGAGCTCATGAATGCGTCATGGATGGATTTGAAAGATTTGCCCAGGGACAGTTGATCACTCTTTTCTCTGCAACCAACTATTGCG GGACAGCAAACAATGCTGGTGCTATACTGGTTGTTGGCAGAGGTTTGGTTGTGGTTCCGAAATTAATCCATCCTTTGCCACCTCCTCTTCAGTCACCGGAGACATCTCCTGAACGGGTCATAGACGACACATGGATGCAG GAGCTCAACATTCAAAGACCACCAACACCTACTCGTGGCCGACCACAGCCTGATCTTGATCGAAACTCACTTGCATATATATAG